In Pseudonocardia sp. C8, one genomic interval encodes:
- a CDS encoding YbhN family protein → MTHHLVDSRTSPRGGKGLPTAARRLGIVVSVVLIGAAGWLLVRELRGLRFGAVVGYLGTVSPGWLLVALVGTVAAYVALVGYDALALRHVGHPLPWRRVVRVGLIGFGISNTAGQVWLAGGAVRYRLYRAAGLAAGEIAGVVVFVSLAFWLGYLALAGVVFPLAAPGVPPSLRLGVPLDTLGWVCLALVGAYLAWCGLGQDQARLRPPALRVALPQVGVAVLRTLLTASVLYAVLPEGVDYLAVLGVFVFAVGIATLGQVPGAAGVLEAVVLVALPALDPAAAVGALVLFRLLYYLLPLAAALVALTFSELHPRPGGAS, encoded by the coding sequence ATGACGCACCACCTGGTCGACTCCCGCACGTCCCCCCGCGGCGGCAAGGGCCTGCCGACGGCGGCGCGGCGTCTCGGGATCGTGGTGTCGGTCGTGCTGATCGGCGCGGCCGGGTGGCTGCTGGTCCGGGAACTGCGCGGGCTGCGTTTCGGCGCGGTCGTGGGCTATCTCGGCACGGTCTCGCCCGGGTGGCTGCTGGTGGCGCTGGTCGGCACGGTCGCGGCCTACGTCGCGCTCGTCGGCTACGACGCGCTCGCGCTGCGGCACGTTGGCCACCCGTTGCCGTGGCGGCGGGTGGTGCGCGTGGGGTTGATCGGGTTCGGGATCAGCAACACGGCCGGCCAGGTGTGGTTGGCCGGTGGCGCGGTGCGGTATCGCCTCTACCGGGCGGCGGGGCTGGCTGCCGGCGAGATCGCCGGCGTGGTCGTGTTCGTGTCGCTGGCGTTCTGGCTGGGCTATCTCGCCCTGGCCGGCGTGGTGTTCCCCCTCGCCGCGCCCGGCGTGCCCCCGAGTCTGCGGCTGGGCGTTCCGCTGGACACGCTGGGGTGGGTCTGCCTGGCCCTGGTGGGCGCCTACCTGGCCTGGTGTGGGCTCGGGCAGGACCAAGCCCGATTGCGCCCACCGGCGCTGCGGGTGGCGCTGCCCCAGGTCGGGGTGGCCGTGCTGCGCACGCTGCTCACCGCGAGCGTGCTGTACGCGGTGCTGCCGGAGGGGGTCGACTACCTCGCCGTCCTGGGCGTGTTCGTGTTCGCCGTCGGCATCGCAACCCTCGGGCAGGTGCCGGGCGCGGCCGGGGTGCTGGAGGCCGTGGTGCTGGTGGCGCTGCCCGCCCTCGACCCGGCCGCGGCCGTGGGCGCGCTCGTGCTGTTCCGGCTCCTGTACTACCTGCTGCCCCTCGCGGCGGCGCTGGTCGCCCTGACCTTTTCCGAACTCCACCCCCGTCCCGGAGGCGCATCGTGA
- a CDS encoding phosphatidylglycerol lysyltransferase domain-containing protein — protein MPTRRERSFERARAILRAYPAAKAQLAVLDDKHLLFNSAGTAFIMYAGHGRSCVALGDPVGPPQHAPALIRQFHTMCTTRGLRPVFHELSNDHLATATTLGLHPLRIAEEARVRLDTFSLTGRRRHNLRNRLRNATKDGRTFTWVPSLAHAPHRLSELHAISHEWLGTKPSREKRFSLGRFDPDYLTTVDFAAGLIQQHDQPLAFVTTWAGTSHQELYLDLMRCRPTAPRGTMDLLFVRMLQQAHADGYTWFNLGMSPLPPATDDLSTRRFGRLYAQARDLAHHFYNLDGLRQYKDKFDPHWSPRYLLAPSRPGLLRALSDVALLTSGGTRGILGDTWHHLTRRR, from the coding sequence ATGCCCACCCGGCGAGAGCGCTCGTTCGAGCGCGCCCGCGCGATCCTGCGTGCCTACCCGGCCGCCAAGGCCCAACTCGCCGTGCTCGACGACAAGCACCTCTTGTTCAACTCCGCCGGCACCGCCTTCATCATGTACGCCGGCCACGGCCGCAGCTGCGTCGCCCTCGGCGACCCGGTTGGCCCGCCGCAGCACGCCCCCGCGCTGATCCGGCAATTCCACACCATGTGCACCACCCGCGGGCTGCGGCCGGTGTTCCACGAACTCAGCAATGACCACCTCGCCACCGCCACCACCCTGGGGCTGCACCCGCTGCGCATCGCCGAGGAAGCCCGCGTGCGCCTGGACACCTTCTCGCTGACCGGCCGCCGGCGGCACAACCTGCGCAACCGGCTGCGCAACGCGACCAAGGACGGGCGCACCTTCACCTGGGTCCCCTCGTTGGCCCACGCCCCGCACCGGCTGTCCGAACTACACGCAATCTCCCACGAGTGGCTGGGCACGAAACCTTCCCGGGAAAAACGCTTCTCGCTGGGCCGGTTCGACCCCGACTACCTGACCACCGTCGACTTCGCTGCCGGCCTCATCCAGCAGCACGACCAGCCCCTCGCCTTCGTCACCACCTGGGCCGGTACCAGCCACCAGGAGCTGTACCTCGACCTCATGCGCTGCCGGCCCACTGCCCCGCGCGGCACCATGGACCTGCTGTTCGTCCGCATGCTGCAGCAGGCCCACGCCGACGGATACACCTGGTTCAACCTCGGCATGTCCCCGCTGCCACCGGCCACCGACGACCTCTCCACACGGCGATTCGGCCGGCTCTACGCCCAGGCCCGCGACCTCGCGCACCACTTCTACAACCTCGACGGGCTACGCCAGTACAAAGACAAATTCGACCCCCACTGGTCGCCCCGCTACCTACTCGCCCCGAGCCGACCCGGCCTCCTCCGCGCCCTGTCCGACGTCGCCCTGCTCACCTCCGGCGGCACCCGCGGCATCCTCGGCGACACCTGGCACCACCTCACCCGACGCCGATGA
- a CDS encoding DUF378 domain-containing protein, whose translation MRPQNTLDWVAFVLLLVGAFAWAAFITDVNVLDVALEPIADVLDDTVFGLIGLAGLYWIARVLGLPPKASR comes from the coding sequence ATGCGACCGCAGAACACCCTGGATTGGGTAGCCTTTGTCCTCCTGCTTGTCGGCGCGTTCGCCTGGGCCGCGTTCATCACCGACGTCAACGTCCTCGACGTAGCCCTGGAACCCATCGCCGACGTCCTCGACGACACCGTCTTCGGACTCATCGGCCTGGCCGGGCTGTACTGGATCGCCCGCGTACTCGGCCTGCCCCCGAAAGCCTCAAGATAG
- a CDS encoding Chromate resistance protein ChrB encodes MLLSYRMPREPSTPRIAVWRKLKRLGVAQLADGVVALPADARTREHLEWLADEIIEGGGIAGIWIARPASLAQERELASGMAEARAGEYRALAEEATTAADLAENARLSTARRLRAELRRITRRDYFPPPDREQARRAVEALLHPTATDLPQES; translated from the coding sequence GTGTTGCTGTCGTACCGCATGCCGCGGGAGCCCTCCACCCCGAGGATCGCGGTGTGGCGCAAGCTCAAACGCCTCGGCGTGGCTCAACTCGCCGACGGGGTCGTCGCGCTCCCGGCCGACGCGCGCACCCGCGAACATTTGGAATGGCTCGCCGACGAGATCATCGAGGGCGGCGGCATCGCCGGGATCTGGATCGCCCGGCCAGCCAGCCTCGCACAGGAGCGGGAACTGGCCTCGGGGATGGCCGAAGCCCGGGCGGGCGAATACCGCGCCCTCGCTGAGGAAGCCACCACGGCCGCCGACCTGGCAGAGAACGCGCGGCTGTCCACGGCGCGGCGACTGCGGGCCGAACTGCGGCGCATCACGCGCCGCGACTACTTCCCGCCACCGGATCGTGAGCAGGCGCGCCGCGCGGTCGAAGCGCTGCTGCATCCCACCGCAACCGACCTGCCGCAGGAGAGCTGA
- a CDS encoding chromate resistance protein ChrB domain-containing protein: MKWATRANIHIDRAACAWLIRRTIDAEAEFVFVADPAEVPTDATPFDMRGVELGHHQGDCSFETILRRYDITDPVLWRIAEVIHEADLDDERYDAPEAPGIDVALRALSMVCDDEQVLAHTRPLFDGLYEYYRRATLLGREPA; the protein is encoded by the coding sequence ATGAAGTGGGCCACCCGCGCCAACATCCACATCGACCGGGCCGCCTGTGCCTGGCTGATTCGCCGCACCATCGATGCCGAGGCGGAGTTCGTCTTCGTCGCCGACCCCGCCGAGGTGCCCACCGACGCGACCCCGTTTGACATGCGCGGGGTCGAACTCGGGCACCACCAGGGGGATTGCAGCTTCGAGACCATCCTGCGCCGCTACGACATCACCGACCCCGTGCTGTGGCGCATCGCCGAGGTCATCCACGAAGCCGACCTCGACGACGAACGCTACGACGCCCCCGAAGCCCCCGGTATCGATGTCGCGCTGCGCGCGCTGTCGATGGTTTGCGACGACGAGCAAGTCCTGGCCCACACCCGCCCGCTGTTCGACGGGCTCTACGAGTACTACCGCCGCGCCACTCTGCTCGGCCGCGAACCCGCATAG
- the chrA gene encoding chromate efflux transporter, whose translation MRDTPDQSTPKPPEPPQDTSENAPESAATPQSRSGDLVPFRQALRTWFAISLQTFGGPAGQIAVMQRTLVDDKRWIGQRRFLHALNYCMLLPGPEAQQLAIYVGWLLNGVRGGLAAGTLFVLPGVIALLALSAIYVGFGDTILVTAIFAGLGPAVVAIVAQAVHRVGKRALTHPALIAIAIGAFLALALFGVPFPIVIAVAAFAGWLLAKIKPHALRAGNGTENSNGPQPLIADDALHTERPTLGRAARIILISAALWGLPLLAVALLTGVGSVFTTQGMFFSGTALVTFGGAYAVLAFVAQRAVEVYAWLSAGDMVRGLGLAETTPGPLIMVVQFVAFLGAYHHPGGLNPWIAGILGALITTWVTFVPCFLFIFLGAPHIERLRNNHTLSAALTGITAAVVGVIANLALYFATHTFFGASNQLRLGIFDVNVPDLATVKPVAVAITVVAIVLIFRLRWSVLRTLGICALLGLVAGLTGLPMT comes from the coding sequence ATGCGCGACACCCCCGACCAGTCCACCCCGAAGCCACCAGAGCCGCCGCAGGACACCTCCGAAAACGCCCCGGAATCCGCGGCCACACCCCAGTCGCGTAGCGGCGATCTGGTGCCATTTCGGCAGGCGCTGCGGACCTGGTTTGCCATCTCGCTGCAGACCTTCGGCGGACCGGCCGGGCAAATCGCGGTCATGCAACGCACCCTGGTCGACGACAAACGCTGGATCGGCCAACGCCGCTTCCTGCACGCCCTGAACTACTGCATGCTGCTGCCCGGCCCCGAAGCCCAACAACTCGCCATCTACGTCGGGTGGCTGCTCAACGGAGTCCGCGGCGGACTCGCCGCCGGCACGCTGTTCGTCCTGCCCGGTGTCATCGCCCTACTCGCGCTGTCCGCCATTTATGTGGGCTTCGGTGACACCATCCTCGTCACCGCGATCTTCGCCGGACTTGGCCCCGCAGTGGTGGCCATCGTCGCCCAAGCCGTCCACCGGGTCGGCAAACGCGCCCTGACCCACCCCGCCCTGATCGCCATCGCGATCGGCGCCTTTCTCGCCCTGGCACTGTTCGGCGTCCCGTTTCCCATCGTGATCGCCGTGGCCGCATTCGCCGGATGGCTGCTCGCCAAGATCAAACCCCACGCACTGCGCGCCGGAAACGGCACCGAGAACAGCAACGGCCCGCAACCACTGATCGCCGACGATGCCCTGCACACCGAACGCCCCACCCTCGGTCGAGCCGCCCGCATCATCCTCATCAGTGCGGCACTCTGGGGACTGCCGCTACTGGCCGTCGCGCTCCTGACCGGCGTGGGCAGCGTGTTCACCACCCAGGGCATGTTCTTCTCCGGCACCGCACTCGTGACCTTCGGCGGCGCCTATGCCGTGCTCGCCTTCGTCGCCCAACGTGCCGTCGAAGTCTATGCCTGGCTCTCGGCAGGGGACATGGTCCGCGGTCTGGGCCTGGCTGAAACCACCCCGGGACCATTGATCATGGTCGTGCAGTTCGTCGCGTTCCTCGGCGCCTACCACCACCCCGGCGGCCTCAACCCCTGGATCGCCGGAATCCTCGGCGCGCTCATCACTACCTGGGTCACCTTCGTGCCCTGCTTCCTGTTCATCTTCCTCGGCGCCCCACACATCGAACGACTCCGCAACAACCACACCCTCTCCGCGGCGCTGACTGGCATCACCGCCGCCGTGGTCGGTGTTATCGCCAACCTCGCCCTCTACTTCGCCACCCACACCTTCTTCGGGGCCAGCAATCAGCTTCGCCTGGGAATCTTCGATGTGAACGTCCCCGACCTGGCCACCGTCAAACCGGTCGCGGTCGCCATCACCGTCGTCGCCATCGTCCTGATCTTCCGGCTGCGCTGGTCAGTACTCCGCACGCTCGGCATCTGCGCCTTGCTCGGCCTTGTCGCAGGGCTGACCGGGCTACCAATGACCTGA
- a CDS encoding class I SAM-dependent methyltransferase, translating into MSTRHSPADAAEIKNCCAAAYGNDAVALLLGESYHPGGQALTERLADALDLRAGQHVVDVAAGPGATARLLATQRGVHVDGIELNQATVDKARATTENAGLGQTVRFHTGDAERIPLADAEFDAVVCECAFCTFPDKPTAAREFARVLRPGGRVGITDITVHPDGLPTELTGLAGWVACIADARPLDDYIAILDTAGLRTTDTQSHDEALRSMIDMMEARLKLLRMTAPDQLVAAGIDVNAVLHYTRLAADAAATGTLGYALITAEKPR; encoded by the coding sequence ATGAGCACCCGACACAGTCCGGCAGATGCGGCCGAGATCAAGAATTGCTGCGCGGCAGCCTACGGCAACGACGCGGTGGCACTGCTGCTCGGCGAGTCCTATCACCCCGGCGGGCAGGCTCTCACCGAGCGGTTGGCCGACGCCCTCGACCTGCGCGCCGGGCAGCATGTCGTCGACGTCGCTGCGGGCCCCGGCGCCACGGCCCGCCTGCTGGCCACCCAACGCGGCGTACATGTCGACGGAATCGAGCTCAATCAAGCCACGGTCGACAAGGCGCGGGCCACCACCGAGAACGCCGGCCTCGGGCAGACGGTGCGCTTTCACACCGGCGACGCCGAACGAATCCCCCTAGCCGACGCCGAGTTCGACGCCGTGGTCTGCGAATGCGCATTCTGCACCTTCCCCGACAAACCCACCGCAGCACGTGAATTCGCGCGCGTGCTCCGGCCCGGTGGCCGGGTCGGCATCACCGACATCACCGTGCACCCCGACGGTCTCCCCACCGAACTCACCGGACTTGCCGGCTGGGTCGCCTGCATCGCCGACGCCCGTCCACTTGACGACTACATCGCCATCCTCGACACCGCCGGACTACGCACCACCGACACCCAAAGCCACGACGAGGCACTGCGGTCGATGATCGACATGATGGAAGCGCGGCTGAAACTGCTCCGCATGACCGCCCCCGACCAACTCGTCGCCGCCGGGATCGACGTCAACGCCGTACTGCACTACACGCGACTCGCCGCCGACGCCGCCGCCACCGGCACCCTTGGATATGCGCTCATCACAGCAGAGAAACCACGATAA
- a CDS encoding radical SAM protein, which translates to MAQQKQDRDEVFIEYTKSICPVCKVVVDGQVNIRDNKVYLRKRCAEHGWFEALVYGDAQAYLDSARFNKPGTIPLAFQTEVKDGCPSDCGLCPEHKQHACLGIIEVNTNCNLDCPICFADSGHQPDGYSITLEQCERMLDVFVEAEGEPEVVMFSGGEPTIHKHLLDFIDLAQQRPIKAVNLNTNGIRLATDQRFVQALGERNRPGKRVNIYLQFDGFDQRTYLEIRGKDLRDRKQKALDNCADAGLTVTLVAALERGLNEHEVGDIVRFGIEHPAVRSVAFQPVTHSGRHIEFDPLNRLTNSDVIELLADQCPDWFRTSDFFPVPCCFPTCRSITYLLVDKTADRTDVIPIPRLINLDDYLDYVTNRVMPDQGVREALEKLWSASAFMGTETTSTNLETTAADLECEACGIDLPEAAKDLGDKAFMIVVQDFQDPYTLNVKQLMKCCVEEITPDGRLIPFCAYNSVGYREQVRAQQSGVDIPGVVPNATELQPLLTDSPYGSKIATNADADRNAVAPDTTNVGRKAVES; encoded by the coding sequence GTGGCGCAGCAGAAGCAGGATCGCGACGAGGTGTTCATCGAGTACACCAAGAGCATCTGCCCGGTGTGCAAGGTCGTCGTCGACGGCCAGGTCAACATCCGCGACAACAAGGTCTACCTGCGCAAACGCTGCGCCGAGCACGGATGGTTCGAAGCCTTGGTGTACGGCGACGCGCAGGCGTACCTGGACTCGGCACGGTTCAACAAGCCGGGCACGATCCCCCTGGCGTTCCAGACCGAAGTTAAAGATGGCTGCCCGTCGGACTGCGGGCTGTGCCCGGAACATAAGCAGCATGCCTGCCTGGGGATCATCGAGGTCAACACCAACTGCAACCTCGACTGCCCGATCTGCTTCGCCGACTCCGGCCACCAACCCGACGGCTATTCGATCACGCTGGAGCAGTGCGAACGGATGCTGGACGTGTTCGTCGAGGCCGAGGGCGAACCCGAGGTGGTGATGTTCTCCGGGGGTGAGCCCACCATCCACAAGCACCTCCTCGACTTCATCGACCTCGCCCAGCAGCGGCCGATCAAGGCGGTCAATCTCAACACCAACGGCATCCGCCTGGCCACCGACCAGCGGTTCGTGCAGGCGCTGGGGGAGCGGAACCGTCCCGGTAAACGGGTCAACATTTACCTGCAGTTCGACGGCTTCGACCAGCGCACGTATCTGGAGATCCGCGGTAAGGATCTCCGCGACCGCAAGCAGAAGGCGCTGGACAACTGCGCGGACGCCGGGCTGACCGTCACGCTGGTCGCTGCGCTGGAACGCGGGCTCAACGAGCACGAGGTCGGCGACATCGTCCGCTTCGGCATCGAGCACCCCGCCGTGCGCTCGGTGGCGTTCCAACCCGTCACGCACTCCGGACGGCACATCGAGTTCGATCCATTGAACCGGCTGACCAACTCGGACGTGATCGAACTGCTCGCCGACCAGTGTCCAGACTGGTTCCGCACGAGCGACTTCTTCCCCGTGCCGTGCTGCTTTCCCACCTGCCGCTCGATCACCTACCTGCTGGTCGACAAGACCGCCGACCGCACCGACGTCATCCCCATCCCACGATTGATCAACCTCGACGACTACCTGGACTACGTCACCAACCGCGTCATGCCCGACCAAGGCGTCCGCGAAGCATTGGAAAAGCTCTGGAGCGCGTCGGCCTTCATGGGCACCGAAACCACCAGCACCAACCTGGAGACCACCGCGGCTGACCTGGAATGCGAAGCATGCGGCATCGACCTGCCCGAAGCCGCCAAGGACCTCGGCGATAAGGCTTTCATGATCGTGGTCCAGGACTTCCAGGACCCCTACACCCTCAACGTCAAACAACTCATGAAGTGCTGCGTCGAGGAAATCACCCCCGACGGGCGCCTCATCCCCTTCTGTGCCTACAACTCCGTCGGCTACCGCGAACAAGTCCGCGCCCAGCAGTCCGGAGTCGACATCCCCGGCGTGGTACCCAACGCGACCGAACTCCAGCCCCTCCTGACGGACTCGCCCTACGGCTCGAAAATCGCGACAAACGCAGACGCCGACCGGAACGCCGTCGCGCCAGACACGACGAACGTGGGACGCAAGGCGGTGGAATCATGA
- a CDS encoding NAD(P)/FAD-dependent oxidoreductase gives MTDSDVIVMGGGAAGLAAATTARRAGLGVVLVSDGDPGGDCTFTGCVPSKTLLHAAARGMPFGEALARVRHTVARVAATENDDVLRQQGINVVRGRARFVSARTVSVDDRRMTARQIVVATGARPAVPPIPGLGRVPLLTTETVFDLAEAPGSLAILGGGAVGCELAQAFARLGVEVTLIETQPRVLPALDPEASAALSEALTEDGIRLRTGTAARAARMDGRQVLLDLDDGETVRADRLLVATGRRPDTHDLALESVGVRTDERGFVLVDRYMATGVKGVSAAGDVTGLFPHTHGAYAMGRIAVTAGLRRTRRPAFDPSSIPMVVFTDPEVAVVGTAERDLSGTSARVAYLPMTEVDRAITSADPCGFVKLLACPRRLLGTVGGGRVLGATIVAERAGEMIHEPALAMRTGMFTGRLAQAVHAYPTWSLAIQQTAAQFVGGHGGRTARPAGQRARDR, from the coding sequence GTGACCGACAGCGACGTGATCGTGATGGGTGGCGGCGCGGCCGGTCTGGCCGCGGCGACCACTGCCCGACGGGCGGGACTGGGAGTCGTGCTCGTCTCCGACGGCGACCCCGGTGGCGACTGCACGTTCACCGGGTGCGTGCCGTCGAAAACCCTGCTGCACGCTGCGGCGCGCGGGATGCCGTTCGGCGAAGCGCTGGCCCGCGTCCGCCACACCGTGGCCCGCGTCGCGGCCACCGAAAACGACGACGTCTTACGCCAGCAAGGCATCAACGTGGTCCGGGGCCGTGCGCGATTCGTCTCGGCCCGCACGGTGTCCGTCGATGATCGGCGCATGACGGCGCGGCAGATCGTCGTCGCCACCGGCGCCCGCCCGGCCGTCCCGCCGATTCCCGGGTTGGGCCGCGTGCCCCTGTTGACTACCGAAACCGTGTTCGACTTGGCCGAAGCTCCGGGTTCGCTGGCGATTCTTGGTGGCGGGGCTGTGGGATGCGAGCTCGCCCAGGCGTTCGCGCGGCTCGGCGTGGAGGTGACGCTCATCGAGACGCAGCCGCGAGTGCTACCCGCTCTCGACCCCGAGGCATCCGCAGCGCTGTCCGAAGCTCTGACCGAGGACGGAATTCGGCTGCGCACCGGCACGGCGGCCCGGGCGGCTCGAATGGATGGTCGACAGGTCCTGCTGGATCTCGACGACGGCGAGACCGTCCGCGCGGACCGGCTTCTGGTGGCCACCGGGCGCCGCCCGGACACCCACGACCTCGCGTTGGAGTCCGTAGGTGTCCGTACCGACGAGCGGGGTTTCGTCCTGGTCGACCGGTACATGGCCACCGGCGTAAAGGGGGTCTCGGCCGCTGGCGACGTCACCGGGCTGTTTCCACACACCCACGGTGCCTACGCGATGGGGCGCATCGCCGTCACCGCGGGGCTGCGGCGCACTCGGCGCCCTGCCTTCGATCCGAGCTCGATCCCGATGGTGGTGTTCACGGACCCCGAAGTCGCCGTCGTGGGCACCGCTGAGCGCGACCTCTCGGGCACCTCGGCCAGGGTGGCTTATCTGCCGATGACCGAGGTGGACCGGGCGATCACGTCGGCCGATCCGTGCGGGTTCGTCAAACTCCTCGCATGCCCGCGCCGCCTGCTTGGCACCGTCGGGGGTGGCCGCGTGCTGGGAGCGACGATCGTGGCCGAACGAGCCGGCGAGATGATCCACGAACCCGCGCTGGCCATGCGCACCGGCATGTTCACCGGACGCCTGGCACAGGCGGTGCACGCCTACCCCACATGGTCGCTGGCCATCCAGCAGACCGCGGCCCAGTTCGTCGGAGGCCATGGCGGACGAACCGCGAGGCCAGCCGGACAGCGCGCACGTGACCGTTGA
- a CDS encoding Sua5 family C-terminal domain-containing protein — protein sequence MLGRPLAVHSTSRVRVPGQHPSHYAPRARVVLVEPEKIVAEAEFAQDLGHRVGVLLPPSFADVSVKAHAVVALPGSMAAYARGLYGFLRELDQRGCDLIVASLPVEEGLGLAIANRLRRAAGPRPS from the coding sequence GTGCTGGGGCGTCCGCTTGCGGTCCACTCGACCAGCCGCGTCCGAGTGCCGGGCCAGCATCCGTCTCACTACGCGCCGCGGGCGCGGGTCGTCCTCGTCGAGCCCGAGAAGATCGTCGCCGAAGCGGAGTTCGCGCAGGACCTTGGCCACCGAGTGGGCGTGTTGCTTCCCCCGTCCTTCGCCGACGTCTCGGTCAAGGCGCACGCCGTGGTGGCCCTCCCCGGTTCGATGGCCGCCTACGCGCGCGGGCTATATGGCTTCCTGCGCGAGCTCGATCAGCGGGGGTGCGACCTGATCGTCGCGTCTTTGCCGGTGGAGGAGGGGCTGGGCCTGGCGATCGCCAACCGGCTCCGCCGTGCCGCAGGGCCTCGGCCCTCCTAG
- a CDS encoding carbonic anhydrase translates to MTESTSPTPKEAFELLLSGNQRFVTGAPKHPNQDATRRAEIASTQRPFAVLFGCSDSRLAAEIIFDQGLGDLFVVRTAGHVMGSEVLGSIEYGVGVLGCPLVVVLGHDSCGAVAAACAALDDGLVPDGYIRDVVERVTPSVLTARAAGRLQADEILAEHVRNTVDQLLDRSRLLAERVDAGQTAVVGLSYRLADGRAKVAAARGVQVPVGTTS, encoded by the coding sequence ATGACCGAAAGCACGTCCCCGACCCCCAAAGAAGCCTTCGAACTGCTGCTGTCCGGTAACCAGCGCTTCGTCACCGGTGCGCCGAAGCATCCGAACCAGGACGCTACTCGTCGAGCGGAGATCGCATCGACCCAGCGCCCGTTCGCGGTGCTGTTCGGATGTTCCGACTCCCGGCTGGCCGCTGAGATCATCTTCGATCAGGGCCTGGGGGACCTGTTCGTGGTGCGCACCGCGGGCCACGTGATGGGCTCGGAGGTGCTGGGCAGCATCGAGTACGGGGTCGGTGTGCTGGGGTGCCCGCTGGTGGTGGTCCTTGGGCACGATTCGTGCGGCGCGGTTGCTGCCGCGTGTGCCGCACTCGACGACGGCCTGGTGCCGGACGGATACATCCGGGACGTCGTCGAGCGGGTGACTCCCAGCGTGCTCACGGCGCGGGCCGCCGGACGCTTGCAGGCCGACGAGATCCTTGCCGAGCACGTCAGGAACACCGTCGACCAGCTGCTGGACCGCTCCCGGCTGCTCGCCGAACGGGTCGATGCCGGCCAGACCGCCGTGGTCGGTCTGAGTTACCGCCTGGCCGACGGCCGCGCGAAGGTGGCCGCGGCCCGCGGAGTTCAGGTGCCCGTCGGCACCACCTCCTGA
- a CDS encoding DUF427 domain-containing protein, with the protein MLRAVYHGQVLAEAPRTVQVEGNHYFPPESLRRDSFVDSPTKTLCPWKGIARYYSLVTDETALPDAAWYYPHPTPLARRIKNHVAFDPDVRIEGEPEGPRTGVLARLRTIGRGDR; encoded by the coding sequence ATGTTGCGCGCGGTCTATCACGGCCAGGTCCTGGCCGAGGCACCCCGGACGGTGCAGGTGGAAGGCAACCACTACTTCCCGCCGGAATCGCTGCGAAGAGACTCCTTCGTGGACAGCCCCACCAAAACACTGTGCCCATGGAAGGGAATCGCCCGCTACTACAGCCTCGTCACCGACGAGACGGCCTTGCCGGACGCGGCCTGGTACTACCCGCACCCGACGCCGCTGGCTCGACGGATCAAGAACCACGTCGCCTTCGACCCTGACGTGCGCATCGAGGGCGAGCCGGAAGGACCGCGCACCGGCGTGCTGGCCAGGTTGCGGACCATAGGGCGAGGTGACCGGTGA
- a CDS encoding class I SAM-dependent methyltransferase gives MSGADWQSYLRTFHGQKPGVTEQVLSKVEGSPYAWLAEPLHDTAGWIVDVACGSAPTRDHLPGHRWVGADLSSSELTAALAAGREPVVQARADALPFVDGAADAVCAAMALQVVTPLPDVLAEIGRVLVPSGVLAALVPSRLGASPQGLLGWTRMLGALGFASPRWPNPHACDRLAGLLSRHGFQIVATERRTFWFPVNTGDSAALLVDSLYLPGISADRLASAKQKLGSWARPGRRLPLPLRRVIARH, from the coding sequence ATGAGCGGCGCGGACTGGCAGAGCTACCTCAGAACTTTTCACGGCCAGAAGCCTGGCGTCACGGAACAGGTGCTGAGCAAGGTGGAGGGTTCGCCGTATGCGTGGCTGGCCGAGCCGCTGCACGACACCGCGGGGTGGATCGTCGATGTCGCCTGCGGATCCGCCCCGACGCGGGACCATCTGCCCGGTCACCGCTGGGTCGGGGCGGACCTCAGCAGCAGCGAGCTGACCGCAGCCCTCGCAGCCGGCCGAGAACCAGTCGTGCAAGCCCGGGCCGACGCGCTGCCCTTCGTCGACGGCGCCGCCGATGCCGTGTGCGCTGCGATGGCGCTGCAAGTGGTCACACCGCTACCCGATGTGCTGGCCGAAATCGGACGCGTCCTGGTCCCCAGCGGCGTTTTGGCCGCCCTGGTGCCGTCCCGGCTCGGTGCCTCTCCGCAGGGCTTGCTCGGGTGGACGCGGATGCTGGGGGCTCTGGGATTCGCCAGCCCACGCTGGCCCAACCCGCACGCCTGCGACCGCCTCGCGGGGCTCCTGAGCCGACACGGGTTTCAGATCGTCGCCACCGAGCGTCGAACGTTCTGGTTTCCGGTGAACACCGGCGACTCCGCCGCGTTGCTTGTCGACAGCCTGTATCTACCGGGCATCAGCGCTGACCGCCTTGCCAGCGCCAAGCAGAAGCTAGGCTCATGGGCGCGCCCAGGCCGCAGGCTCCCCCTGCCGTTGCGCAGGGTCATCGCCCGGCACTAG